A region of Moorena producens PAL-8-15-08-1 DNA encodes the following proteins:
- a CDS encoding TIGR01777 family oxidoreductase — protein sequence MKVAITGATGFVGRRLVERLQEEGHQPLILTRDSAKARKQFPNLETITYTPTESGDWQNAIAGCDGVVNLAGAPIAEERWTPARKQEILNSRQLGTQKIVEAIALADPKPTVLVNASAIGYYGTSETVTFDETSPAGDDFLAEVCQAWEGEAQKVKEADVRLVILRIGIVLGNGGALAKMIPPFQMFAGGPIGSGRQWFSWIHRDDLVNLIIAGLTRPDMEGIFNATAPNPVLMSELCKAIGDVLNRPSWLPVPSVALEALLGEGATVVLEGQQVLPKRSTSYGWEYQYPTVKQALVDILKTEN from the coding sequence ATGAAAGTCGCAATTACTGGAGCAACAGGATTTGTCGGTAGGCGCTTAGTGGAGCGTCTACAGGAAGAAGGACATCAACCCTTAATCCTAACCCGTGACTCAGCTAAAGCTAGGAAGCAATTTCCTAATCTAGAAACTATTACCTACACTCCCACCGAATCAGGGGATTGGCAAAATGCGATCGCAGGCTGTGATGGTGTAGTCAATTTAGCCGGAGCCCCCATTGCTGAGGAGCGCTGGACACCAGCCCGTAAACAGGAAATCCTCAATAGCCGCCAATTAGGGACCCAAAAAATAGTGGAAGCGATCGCTCTTGCTGACCCTAAACCCACGGTATTAGTAAACGCTTCTGCCATTGGTTACTACGGCACTAGTGAAACAGTAACCTTTGATGAAACAAGTCCTGCTGGAGACGACTTTCTGGCAGAGGTTTGTCAAGCCTGGGAAGGGGAAGCCCAGAAAGTCAAAGAAGCTGATGTGCGACTAGTGATTCTGCGCATCGGAATAGTTTTGGGCAATGGCGGTGCCTTAGCCAAAATGATACCCCCCTTTCAAATGTTTGCTGGAGGGCCAATCGGTAGCGGTCGCCAATGGTTTTCTTGGATTCACCGAGATGACTTAGTGAACTTAATCATAGCTGGCCTAACCAGACCAGACATGGAAGGAATTTTCAATGCCACAGCCCCCAATCCTGTCTTGATGTCTGAACTATGTAAAGCCATTGGAGATGTTCTCAATCGTCCCTCCTGGCTACCAGTTCCCAGTGTTGCCCTAGAAGCCCTGCTGGGAGAAGGAGCCACAGTAGTCTTGGAAGGTCAACAGGTGCTACCCAAACGAAGCACTAGTTATGGATGGGAATATCAGTATCCCACAGTAAAACAAGCTCTAGTAGACATCTTGAAAACTGAAAACTGA
- the murA gene encoding UDP-N-acetylglucosamine 1-carboxyvinyltransferase yields the protein MILEDRPINHSQSPINPQSLSQENESVLKIWGRASLHGQVKISGAKNSALAIMAGALLCSQDCRLRNVPSLVDIERMSQILAAVGVKLKRNGDILDLDVSHIGQSKAPYELVSQLRASFFILGPMLARLGVARIPLPGGCAIGARPVDLHVRGLQAMGAQVHIEHGIVNAYVKGTGNNKLKGAKIYLDYPSVGATETLLMAATLAEGETTLENAAQEPEVVDLANFCRAMGAQISGAGTKTISISGVSSLHSVDYPIIPDRIEAGTFLVAGAITHSELSLYPVIPEHLTAVIAKLRAIGSEVMVDEPNRLRIIPNKLRATDIETLPYPGFPTDMQAQFTALLALSEGNCVVSETVFENRLRHVAELNRMGADIRVKGNNAIIRGVPMLSGAPVVGTDLRASAALVVAGLAAEGITTIQGLRHLDRGYDDLEGKLRQLGARVERVPAQIEEEELPPTPTNAMTATP from the coding sequence ATGATTTTGGAGGATAGACCCATCAATCACTCTCAAAGCCCGATAAATCCACAATCTCTGTCCCAGGAAAACGAATCGGTTCTCAAGATTTGGGGTAGAGCGTCTCTCCACGGACAGGTAAAAATTAGTGGAGCTAAAAATTCTGCCTTGGCAATTATGGCAGGGGCTTTACTGTGTTCTCAAGATTGCCGACTGCGTAATGTCCCGTCCCTAGTAGATATCGAGCGGATGAGCCAGATTCTTGCTGCTGTGGGAGTCAAGCTCAAACGCAATGGTGACATCTTAGATCTAGATGTCAGCCATATCGGACAATCAAAAGCTCCCTATGAGTTGGTTAGCCAGCTGCGAGCTAGCTTTTTTATCCTCGGTCCGATGCTAGCCCGATTGGGAGTGGCACGGATACCACTGCCTGGTGGCTGTGCCATTGGTGCTAGACCTGTAGACCTCCATGTCAGGGGTCTACAAGCTATGGGGGCTCAGGTTCATATTGAGCATGGCATTGTCAATGCTTATGTGAAAGGCACAGGTAACAACAAGCTAAAGGGGGCGAAAATCTACCTGGATTACCCCAGTGTCGGCGCAACAGAAACTCTGCTGATGGCAGCGACTCTGGCAGAAGGGGAAACCACCCTTGAAAATGCGGCTCAAGAGCCAGAAGTGGTGGATTTGGCGAATTTCTGCCGAGCGATGGGAGCTCAAATTAGTGGTGCTGGTACTAAAACTATTAGTATCTCTGGGGTTTCTAGTTTACATTCGGTGGATTACCCGATTATTCCTGACCGGATTGAGGCTGGGACTTTCTTGGTAGCTGGGGCAATTACTCACTCTGAACTGAGCCTTTACCCAGTAATACCGGAACATTTAACTGCTGTGATTGCTAAGCTACGGGCAATTGGTAGTGAGGTGATGGTGGACGAACCCAATCGCTTACGAATTATTCCTAATAAACTAAGGGCAACGGATATTGAAACTTTGCCTTATCCTGGATTTCCTACGGATATGCAAGCCCAGTTTACGGCGTTGCTGGCTCTGAGTGAAGGAAACTGTGTGGTGAGCGAAACGGTTTTTGAAAATCGGCTGCGTCATGTTGCTGAATTGAATCGCATGGGGGCGGATATCCGGGTTAAAGGGAATAATGCGATTATCAGAGGTGTGCCAATGTTGTCGGGAGCACCAGTAGTGGGTACGGATTTACGAGCATCTGCTGCACTTGTGGTAGCTGGGTTAGCGGCAGAAGGAATAACTACGATTCAGGGACTCCGTCATTTAGACCGGGGTTATGACGATTTGGAGGGTAAACTCCGACAACTTGGTGCTAGAGTAGAACGGGTTCCGGCTCAGATAGAGGAAGAGGAACTTCCTCCGACTCCCACTAATGCTATGACTGCAACACCTTAG
- a CDS encoding TrmH family RNA methyltransferase, translating into MLSSTKNPLVKEIRKLHRVKGRRQQDLFLLEGTHLLAEACAVDYPLVTLCYTPEWLEAHPQLSQDASVRSQRVEVVSQSVLKAIATTVEPDGVVATATRLPLSPKPLNSLSLGLALETIQDPGNLGTIIRTAVAAGAEGLWLSSDSVELDNPKVLRASVGQWFRLPMAVTPDLPTLVAQAQAQGIQVVATVPDAKVSYWEIDWRCPSLILLGNEAAGLKEELVKTADQQVKIPLMPGVESLNVAIAAALMLYEAKRQRF; encoded by the coding sequence ATGCTGTCAAGCACTAAGAATCCCCTAGTCAAGGAAATTCGCAAGCTGCACAGAGTCAAAGGGCGTCGGCAGCAAGACCTATTTCTGTTGGAGGGAACCCACCTGTTGGCAGAAGCCTGTGCCGTAGATTATCCCCTAGTCACCCTCTGCTATACACCAGAATGGCTTGAAGCTCATCCACAACTATCCCAAGATGCTTCGGTTCGGTCTCAAAGAGTGGAAGTAGTAAGTCAATCTGTACTAAAAGCGATCGCTACTACAGTTGAGCCAGATGGAGTAGTAGCCACAGCAACCCGTCTTCCCCTTTCCCCGAAACCCCTCAATTCCCTCTCCTTAGGGCTAGCCCTAGAAACCATACAAGACCCAGGAAATCTTGGAACAATCATTAGAACTGCGGTAGCCGCTGGTGCAGAAGGATTGTGGCTAAGTTCCGATAGTGTAGAGCTAGATAATCCTAAAGTATTGCGAGCCTCAGTCGGTCAGTGGTTCCGTCTTCCCATGGCAGTTACCCCCGATTTGCCCACCCTTGTAGCTCAAGCTCAAGCTCAAGGGATACAAGTAGTGGCCACAGTACCAGATGCTAAGGTCAGTTACTGGGAAATAGATTGGCGCTGTCCTAGCTTAATACTCCTGGGCAATGAAGCAGCTGGACTAAAGGAAGAGTTGGTAAAAACCGCAGATCAGCAAGTTAAGATTCCCCTGATGCCAGGAGTAGAATCCTTAAACGTAGCGATTGCTGCTGCCTTGATGTTGTACGAAGCTAAACGGCAGCGTTTTTGA
- a CDS encoding jacalin-like lectin: protein MFKRFFKFIGLLAAVVLLSTTLGVSPAQAQVIEGPVGRTTTEFYNFPEASTLGPITEITVHHGWIIDGFKVSYANGKSFQNGGTGGGETTINFTEDDPLVEVDGYVADYSYAGNKPLIAQLTFKTLKGKTYGPFGTMQSTSNRKPFTLKAAQPTIQSFFGSASGYLTSLGVYIDTGCE from the coding sequence ATGTTTAAGCGATTTTTTAAGTTTATTGGACTATTGGCTGCAGTAGTCTTGCTGAGCACAACTCTAGGGGTTTCTCCTGCCCAAGCCCAAGTTATTGAAGGCCCGGTAGGACGGACAACCACTGAATTTTATAATTTCCCTGAGGCCAGCACATTAGGTCCAATCACTGAAATCACGGTTCATCATGGGTGGATTATTGATGGCTTCAAGGTAAGTTATGCCAATGGAAAATCATTTCAGAATGGAGGTACTGGCGGCGGAGAGACCACCATCAATTTTACTGAAGATGATCCATTGGTAGAAGTAGATGGTTACGTTGCCGACTATTCATATGCTGGCAACAAACCCTTAATTGCCCAATTAACATTTAAGACTCTTAAGGGCAAGACTTATGGTCCGTTTGGTACTATGCAATCAACCTCAAACCGAAAGCCATTCACCTTGAAAGCTGCCCAACCCACCATTCAATCATTCTTCGGCAGCGCCAGTGGCTATCTCACTTCTTTGGGAGTCTATATCGACACCGGGTGTGAATAA
- the lpdA gene encoding dihydrolipoyl dehydrogenase, whose amino-acid sequence MSQEFDYDLVIIGAGVGGHGAALHAVSCGLKTAIIEAGDMGGTCVNRGCIPSKALLAASGRVRELQDAHHLNALGITVAGVEFDRNAIANHASNLVSKIRGDLTNSLKRLGVDIIKGWGKVAASQKVTVVTENGETTITGKDIMISAGSIPFVPPGIEIDGKTVFTSDDAIKLEWLPDWVAIVGSGYIGLEFADVYTALGSEITMIEALDDLMPTFDPDIAKLATRILIKPRDIETHTGVLAMKVTPGSPVVIELADTKTKEVVDVLEVDACLVATGRIPATKDLGLDAVGVETDRRGFIPVDDTMAVLSAGEPVPHLWAIGDATGKMMLAHAASAQGIVAVENICGRQRTVDYRSIPAAAFTHPEISYVGLSEPQAKKLASEEGFEVSVVRSYFKGNSKAIAEGEADGVAKVIYRKDTGEVLGVHILGIHASDLIHEASNAIANRQSVNSLAYLVHAHPTLSEVLDEAYKRAVTH is encoded by the coding sequence GTGAGTCAAGAGTTTGATTACGATTTAGTGATTATCGGTGCTGGTGTAGGGGGTCATGGTGCTGCCTTACACGCAGTTAGCTGTGGTCTGAAAACCGCTATTATTGAAGCCGGTGACATGGGTGGAACTTGTGTCAACCGGGGCTGCATCCCTTCTAAAGCGCTATTAGCCGCATCAGGTAGAGTGCGAGAGCTACAGGACGCTCATCACCTCAATGCCCTTGGGATTACAGTAGCAGGGGTTGAGTTTGACCGAAATGCGATCGCAAATCATGCCAGCAATCTAGTCAGTAAGATTCGTGGTGACCTGACCAACAGCCTAAAACGCTTGGGTGTGGATATTATCAAAGGCTGGGGTAAAGTAGCTGCTTCTCAAAAAGTAACCGTTGTTACAGAAAATGGTGAAACAACTATCACTGGCAAAGATATTATGATATCCGCTGGTTCAATTCCCTTTGTACCCCCAGGAATTGAGATTGATGGCAAAACCGTATTTACCAGCGATGATGCCATCAAACTAGAATGGCTTCCAGATTGGGTAGCAATCGTGGGCAGTGGTTACATTGGTCTAGAGTTTGCTGATGTCTACACAGCACTAGGGTCTGAAATCACCATGATCGAAGCCCTAGACGACCTGATGCCAACCTTTGACCCTGATATTGCCAAACTAGCCACACGAATCCTGATCAAACCTCGGGACATTGAAACCCACACTGGGGTGCTAGCGATGAAAGTAACTCCCGGTTCCCCGGTAGTAATTGAACTAGCAGATACCAAAACCAAGGAAGTAGTCGATGTACTCGAAGTCGATGCTTGCCTGGTCGCTACAGGTCGGATTCCCGCCACCAAAGACCTAGGACTAGATGCCGTAGGAGTGGAAACAGACCGGCGCGGTTTTATTCCCGTAGATGACACCATGGCAGTACTTTCAGCAGGGGAACCCGTGCCCCATCTTTGGGCAATTGGTGATGCCACTGGGAAAATGATGTTAGCCCATGCCGCATCCGCTCAAGGTATTGTCGCAGTAGAGAATATCTGTGGACGTCAGCGCACCGTAGACTACCGCAGCATACCCGCAGCCGCCTTTACCCATCCAGAAATCAGCTACGTCGGCCTAAGCGAACCACAAGCCAAAAAATTGGCCTCCGAAGAAGGCTTTGAAGTATCCGTTGTAAGATCATACTTTAAGGGGAATTCTAAAGCGATCGCAGAAGGAGAAGCAGATGGGGTAGCGAAAGTGATCTACCGTAAAGATACCGGGGAAGTCCTAGGAGTCCACATCCTAGGTATCCACGCCTCCGACTTAATTCACGAAGCCTCAAATGCGATCGCAAACAGACAATCCGTCAACTCCCTCGCTTACTTAGTCCATGCTCACCCCACTCTGTCAGAAGTACTCGACGAAGCGTACAAACGAGCTGTAACTCATTAG
- the trpC gene encoding indole-3-glycerol phosphate synthase TrpC — MMQIRRRPPNPAVKIKSLHYQVALPDDKPHHILEEIVWHKEKEIDQMRESLPLVELRKRIQTSPPPRDFLAALKSGKTSPALIAEIKKASPSKGVIREDFDPVAIAQSYSQGGASAISVLTDQKFFEGSWENLAKVRAAVDVPLLCKEFIIYPYQMYMARSHGADAVLLIAAILSDQDLQYFIKIAKTLSITPLIEVHTQSELDRVLSLDGVTLVGINNRNLEDFSVDLQTTCQLLAARANQLLERGILVVSESGLHTNAHLDQVASAGATAVLIGESLVKQPDPAVAIASLFSHQ, encoded by the coding sequence CTGATGCAAATTCGCCGACGCCCACCTAATCCAGCAGTTAAAATCAAAAGCCTGCACTATCAAGTTGCACTACCAGACGATAAACCCCACCATATTCTCGAAGAAATTGTCTGGCACAAAGAGAAAGAAATTGACCAGATGCGGGAAAGTCTGCCCCTAGTGGAGTTGCGCAAGCGAATACAAACATCACCACCCCCCCGAGACTTTCTAGCAGCCCTAAAATCAGGAAAGACTAGCCCTGCCCTGATTGCAGAAATCAAAAAAGCATCTCCTAGCAAAGGGGTTATTCGAGAAGATTTTGACCCAGTAGCCATTGCTCAGTCATACAGCCAGGGTGGTGCTAGTGCGATCTCAGTGCTGACCGATCAAAAATTCTTTGAGGGTAGTTGGGAAAACCTGGCAAAAGTGCGTGCTGCTGTAGACGTGCCTTTGCTGTGTAAGGAGTTCATCATTTATCCCTACCAAATGTACATGGCTCGTAGTCACGGAGCAGATGCAGTTTTACTGATTGCAGCCATCCTTTCCGATCAAGACCTGCAATACTTTATCAAAATTGCTAAGACTCTGTCGATCACCCCCTTGATCGAAGTCCATACCCAATCTGAATTAGATCGAGTATTATCTCTCGATGGCGTTACCCTAGTAGGTATAAACAATCGTAACTTGGAAGATTTTTCCGTCGATTTACAAACAACCTGTCAATTACTAGCAGCAAGGGCTAACCAACTACTCGAACGTGGCATTCTGGTAGTCAGTGAATCAGGGCTTCATACCAACGCTCACCTTGATCAGGTAGCATCTGCCGGAGCCACAGCCGTCCTCATTGGTGAGTCATTGGTAAAACAGCCAGACCCAGCAGTTGCTATTGCCAGCTTGTTTAGCCATCAGTGA
- a CDS encoding DUF5340 domain-containing protein, with protein MDPIPLPSYIHYELLLQLLERQTAFATSQNPQLREQVHQLISTLRKALVQQKQLEQSCQRANLPMEYRWSLNSVKLDAHNSKNGLPDSAGRLPH; from the coding sequence ATGGATCCAATTCCCCTTCCATCTTATATTCACTACGAACTGCTGCTCCAACTGCTAGAGCGCCAAACAGCATTTGCTACCAGTCAAAACCCCCAATTGCGAGAGCAGGTTCATCAATTGATCAGTACTCTGCGTAAAGCCCTAGTTCAGCAGAAGCAATTAGAACAAAGCTGTCAGCGAGCCAACTTGCCAATGGAGTATCGCTGGTCTCTCAACAGCGTCAAGTTGGATGCCCATAACTCAAAAAATGGTTTACCGGATTCAGCAGGAAGACTCCCCCATTAA
- a CDS encoding pyridoxal-phosphate-dependent aminotransferase family protein: MEDKLKLMIPGPTPVPEQVLLAMAKHPIGHRSPEFSEIMAEVNENLKWLHQTKNDVLTVTASGTGVMEAGIINFLSAGDRVLVGSNGKFGDRWGKISTAFGLEVDTITAEWGKPLDTEQFREKLEADTEKQIKAVIVTHSETSTGVLNDLETINRYVKDHGEALIIVDAVTSLGAVNVPIDEWGLDVVGSGSQKGYMIPPGLGFVSVSPKAWEAYKTATLPKFYLDLGTYKKSTAKNSNPFTPPVNLVIALQAALRMMQREGLESIFSRHQLLMQATRAAVKALSLPLFGSDEYASPAATAVIPTSVESEQIRSVMKKRYNIALAGGQDHYKGKIFRIGHLGFVSEQDILAVIGALEATLQELGHQSMTPGAGIAAAASVFAKS; this comes from the coding sequence ATGGAAGACAAGCTCAAACTAATGATTCCTGGCCCGACGCCAGTACCAGAACAAGTATTACTGGCCATGGCCAAACACCCGATCGGACACCGTAGTCCCGAATTTAGTGAAATCATGGCAGAGGTGAATGAAAACCTCAAATGGCTACACCAGACCAAAAATGATGTCTTGACTGTAACCGCTAGCGGTACCGGAGTCATGGAAGCTGGCATTATTAACTTCCTCAGTGCAGGCGATCGCGTTTTAGTTGGTTCTAATGGTAAATTTGGCGACCGTTGGGGAAAAATCAGTACTGCTTTTGGTCTGGAAGTGGACACTATTACCGCTGAGTGGGGTAAGCCCCTAGATACCGAGCAGTTTCGTGAAAAGCTAGAAGCTGATACCGAAAAGCAAATCAAAGCCGTAATCGTCACCCACTCTGAAACCTCTACTGGCGTTCTCAACGACTTAGAAACCATAAATCGTTACGTCAAAGACCACGGTGAAGCCCTAATTATTGTTGATGCCGTTACCAGCCTTGGAGCAGTCAATGTTCCCATTGATGAGTGGGGTCTGGATGTAGTAGGCTCTGGTTCCCAGAAGGGATACATGATTCCCCCAGGACTAGGATTTGTCAGTGTTAGTCCTAAAGCTTGGGAAGCCTACAAAACGGCTACCCTGCCAAAGTTTTACCTAGATTTGGGGACTTACAAGAAATCTACAGCTAAAAACAGCAATCCCTTTACCCCGCCAGTGAACCTAGTCATTGCCCTACAGGCTGCACTGCGCATGATGCAAAGAGAAGGGTTAGAATCAATATTTTCCCGTCACCAGCTTCTGATGCAAGCAACCCGCGCCGCTGTCAAAGCCCTATCATTACCTTTGTTTGGTTCTGATGAGTATGCTAGCCCAGCCGCCACTGCAGTTATTCCCACATCAGTAGAGTCCGAACAAATTCGTTCTGTGATGAAAAAACGCTATAACATTGCTCTAGCTGGGGGACAAGACCACTATAAAGGAAAAATATTCCGCATTGGTCACTTAGGTTTTGTAAGTGAGCAAGATATTCTTGCTGTCATTGGTGCTCTCGAAGCCACCCTTCAGGAATTGGGACACCAATCCATGACACCAGGAGCAGGTATTGCAGCTGCTGCTAGTGTCTTTGCCAAGAGCTGA
- a CDS encoding WecB/TagA/CpsF family glycosyltransferase, whose translation MFETAEQFPVLGLPVHLLDNYSQFLDDRLTKGLGSHVVTLNAEMAIQGERNPELAAVIKQAELVIPDGAGIIFYLRLHGKKKQRCPGIELAQSLLVKAGQYGESCPVFFYGAAPHVVQKTARVWQKRVPNLAIAGISDGYLSAEAEEELKLTLKQQQPKIILVGLGVPRQEFWIAQNRHLCPQSIWIGVGGSFDIWSGAKTRAPAWFRNNNLEWLYRLYQEPHRWRRMMVLPQFALKALGQRMMVLPQFALKALGQRMA comes from the coding sequence ATGTTTGAAACAGCTGAACAATTTCCTGTCTTGGGGTTACCCGTTCACCTTTTAGACAACTACAGTCAATTCTTAGACGATCGTCTCACCAAAGGTCTAGGTAGTCATGTAGTAACTCTAAATGCCGAAATGGCAATCCAGGGAGAGCGCAACCCTGAGCTAGCTGCCGTTATCAAGCAGGCAGAACTGGTGATTCCTGATGGGGCAGGTATTATATTTTACTTACGACTTCACGGTAAAAAAAAGCAGCGCTGTCCAGGAATTGAACTAGCTCAGTCTTTACTGGTCAAGGCTGGACAATACGGAGAATCTTGCCCAGTGTTCTTCTATGGGGCAGCCCCTCATGTAGTCCAAAAAACAGCTAGGGTTTGGCAGAAGAGAGTTCCAAATCTAGCGATCGCTGGAATTAGTGATGGCTACCTCAGTGCAGAAGCAGAGGAAGAATTAAAGCTGACCTTAAAACAACAGCAGCCCAAAATCATATTAGTCGGCTTAGGTGTACCACGTCAAGAATTTTGGATTGCCCAGAATCGCCACCTGTGTCCCCAATCCATTTGGATTGGTGTTGGTGGTAGCTTTGATATCTGGTCAGGGGCTAAAACCCGTGCGCCAGCCTGGTTCCGGAACAATAATCTTGAATGGTTATATCGGTTGTATCAAGAACCCCACCGTTGGCGGCGAATGATGGTTTTGCCTCAGTTTGCTCTCAAAGCCTTAGGTCAAAGAATGATGGTTCTGCCTCAGTTTGCTCTCAAAGCCTTAGGTCAAAGAATGGCATAA
- the ftsE gene encoding cell division ATP-binding protein FtsE, which yields MTTTYPNNRGLFNVNLEVKSGDFLFITGPSGAGKSTLLKLLYGEQRPTQGKVFVDQFNVGQLRGDRLSFLRRRLGIVFQDYKLIPKRTVSENIAFVLWAQSFTRKEIKRRLTPTLKLVGLQDKANCFPEQLSGGEQQRVSLGRAIVSTPPLILADEPTGNLDPDNSWQVLNILRKLNHLGTTVIVTTHDENLVRISNQPVVQLREGRLYSPF from the coding sequence GTGACAACAACCTATCCCAACAACCGAGGTTTGTTTAACGTCAATCTAGAAGTCAAGTCAGGGGACTTTTTATTTATCACAGGGCCTTCTGGTGCTGGTAAATCCACATTGCTAAAATTACTCTATGGTGAACAGCGTCCCACCCAAGGGAAAGTATTTGTCGATCAATTCAATGTTGGGCAATTACGAGGCGATCGCTTGTCATTCCTACGCCGTCGCCTGGGGATTGTTTTTCAGGACTACAAACTAATTCCCAAGCGCACTGTTTCAGAGAATATCGCTTTTGTGCTGTGGGCACAGAGTTTCACTCGCAAAGAAATTAAGCGACGCCTAACACCAACCCTTAAATTAGTGGGTTTGCAAGACAAAGCCAACTGTTTTCCAGAGCAACTTTCAGGAGGAGAACAACAACGGGTAAGCCTAGGTCGTGCCATTGTTAGTACACCGCCCTTGATATTAGCTGATGAGCCAACAGGTAACCTCGATCCCGACAATTCCTGGCAGGTATTAAACATTCTCAGGAAACTCAATCACCTAGGCACTACAGTTATTGTCACAACTCATGATGAAAACTTAGTCAGAATCTCCAATCAGCCAGTAGTACAGCTGCGAGAAGGTCGTTTGTATTCGCCTTTTTAG